Proteins encoded in a region of the Coffea eugenioides isolate CCC68of chromosome 4, Ceug_1.0, whole genome shotgun sequence genome:
- the LOC113769008 gene encoding premnaspirodiene oxygenase-like, protein METTFYRTLASFDRIPTHHALRKLAQKHGALMHLQLGEICSVVVSSPRLAKEIMKTHDLAFANRTQFRAGEILDYNCLDMVLCEYGGFWRQMRKYACTLELLSAKNVRSFESIRQDEALRLIHRSRLWRLHTRVLWFAEQHLGK, encoded by the coding sequence ATGGAAACTACCTTTTATAGGACACTTGCATCATTTGATAGGATTCCCACCCATCATGCTCTCCGAAAATTAGCTCAAAAACATGGAGCCCTAATGCACCTTCAGCTAGGTGAAATTTGTTCAGTTGTGGTCTCGTCACCACGGTTGGCAAAAGAGATCATGAAAACTCATGATCTTGCCTTTGCAAATCGCACTCAATTTCGAGCTGGAGAAATCTTAGACTATAATTGTTTAGACATGGTGCTCTGTGAATATGGTGGCTTTTGGAGACAAATGCGTAAATATGCATGCACCTTGGAACTTCTGAGCGCTAAAAATGTCAGATCATTTGAATCTATTCGGCAAGATGAGGCTTTGCGCCTAATTCATCGATCAAGACTTTGGCGTCTTCATACACGAGTTCTGTGGTTTGCAGAGCAGCATTTGGGAAAGTAA
- the LOC113769009 gene encoding cytochrome P450 82C2-like encodes MDLLPHLLALSGLLALFLLYKQWRPRVDANPRSKAVSPPEAAGGWPVIGHLLQLSPNVPIARNLGAMADKYGPVFSLRLGMRQTLVVSSWEAVKECFTTNDKAFSYRPPSSFNEYVGYNYAAIGFAPYGPYWREIRKIVMLELLSNRRLERLKHVRISEIENNIKVLFDGWISSSNDPPAKVNMGKWFEDLFLNIMVRKISGTRYTDSEVGSKRNAQFRRVVKEFVHFLGQFVVSDVIPFPLLKWIDMQGHLKSIKRVSKELDSIIQIWIDEHNERRMKISEQGDEQQDFIDALLSVTKDEYLFGHSRETVIKATLMSLVIAAFETTSIHLTWTLSLLLNNKHVMRQAQEEIDSNVGKERWAEESDINNLVYLQAIVKESIRLYPPAPLSLPRQAMEDCNVSGYHISMGTQLFVNVWKLQRDPRIWSEPDQFLPERFLKGEVDFSGKNFEFSFTPFGSGRRSCPGIPLATQVTHLTLARLLQGFDLTTPSDLPVDMTEDTSISMGKATPLEVVILPRLPNHDLYG; translated from the exons ATGGATCTCCTCCCACATCTCCTAGCACTTTCAGGGCTTTTAGCTTTGTTTTTACTCTACAAACAATGGAGACCAAGGGTTGATGCCAATCCAAGAAGCAAGGCCGTATCACCCCCAGAAGCCGCAGGTGGCTGGCCTGTCATAGGCCACCTTCTTCAACTGAGTCCCAATGTcccaattgcaagaaatttaGGAGCCATGGCTGATAAATACGGTCCTGTCTTCAGCCTTCGTCTAGGAATGAGGCAAACTCTGGTGGTAAGCAGCTGGGAAGCTGTTAAAGAATGCTTTACCACAAATGACAAGGCCTTTTCTTATCGACCACCTTCTAGTTTCAATGAATACGTTGGATACAATTATGCAGCCATCGGATTTGCACCATACGGTCCTTATTGGCGCGAGATAAGAAAGATTGTTATGCTTGAACTGCTTTCGAATCGGAGGCTTGAAAGACTCAAGCATGTGAGGATATCTGAGATAGAAAACAACATCAAAGTTTTGTTCGATGGTTGGATAAGTAGCAGCAATGATCCTCCAGCAAAAGTGAATATGGGGAAGTGGTTTGAGGATCTGTTCTTGAACATAATGGTGAGGAAGATTTCTGGGACGAGATATACTGACTCTGAAGTGGGCTCAAAAAGAAATGCTCAATTTAGAAGAGTCGTTAAGGAATTTGTACATTTTTTGGGACAATTTGTTGTGTCAGATGTGATTCCATTTCCACTATTGAAGTGGATTGATATGCAGGGACATCTGAAGTCCATCAAGCGTGTCTCTAAAGAGCTTGACAGTATCATTCAGATTTGGATTGATGAGCATAATGAAAGAAGGATGAAGATTAGTGAGCAAGGGGATGAGCAACAAGACTTCATTGATGCATTGCTTTCAGTAACTAAAGATGAGTACTTATTTGGACACTCGAGGGAGACTGTAATCAAGGCCACACTAATG AGTCTTGTAATAGCAGCATTTGAAACCACATCAATTCACTTAACATGGACCTTATCCTTGCTCTTGAACAATAAGCATGTTATGAGGCAAGCGCAGGAAGAGATAGATTCAAATGTTGGCAAAGAGAGGTGGGCAGAAGAATCTGATATCAATAATTTAGTATATCTTCAAGCTATAGTGAAAGAATCAATACGATTATATCCACCAGCCCCTCTATCATTGCCACGCCAAGCCATGGAAGACTGTAATGTGAGTGGTTACCACATTTCCATGGGGACACAGTTATTTGTGAATGTGTGGAAGCTACAACGTGATCCAAGAATTTGGTCAGAGCCAGATCAGTTTCTGCCGGAGAGATTCTTGAAAGGTGAAGTCGATTTTTCTGGAAAGAATTTTGAGTTCAGCTTCACCCCTTTTGGCTCTGGTAGACGATCTTGTCCTGGAATACCATTGGCAACACAAGTGACACACCTGACACTTGCTCGGCTGCTTCAAGGTTTTGATTTGACCACACCATCAGACTTACCTGTGGACATGACTGAAGACACAAGTATTAGCATGGGTAAGGCCACTCCTTTGGAAGTAGTAATCTTGCCCCGCCTTCCAAATCATGACCTTTATGGATAG